In Macrobrachium nipponense isolate FS-2020 chromosome 15, ASM1510439v2, whole genome shotgun sequence, a single genomic region encodes these proteins:
- the LOC135194853 gene encoding serine/arginine repetitive matrix protein 1-like isoform X1, which translates to MAQDREVLLKRLTGLLKRITDSDDDYTVTADQRAALMELETLTWNYPTPQQGRGRGANNNIPTSSFPSDDQTDTDDDDDDDSYYVDMVPYDITERLKEINRAFIEDPTPAECNRAITVRFRDVIADYQSPREYYPSDSDDGYGDSSDLVYDAEDDECGMTTLATEVRDILSDNVNVIDFLPNSADDNIFSSYLNLTSEDSSNKDYRNLGLKGSQGAPESGKVPQGDKKADVPRLQLNGKQEDSEVVPSFNRFAPPSLSFVSGPEKVGDFNLLKVDDSGLADLESFMKESEPKEVQEDLPKDSSYTENGDVTVSLIEPSDPVPLGKEFSSLDTLGSRNLGVKCYISEGDNESSVFFHKKEPKDQFKATSDSQQGLAKSDADVANFEYADDFEDSPDEEEEEVEESAPVTKEVETQPPASPSIAVPSVEPPVDLGMDREVSSPKRSEAHIPERKSKQGQGKEPSPSSGHKSRHEQSKKTPQSPSTERKRRPESKSPPVQTTEITPPVRPKLKRVSAGPPTIKPALLSSDKISHMKTSSDPSKYKARNSTLTRSATSVSTPSLASSSSSASSSPSSSSYSSTGSGNGHRGRGRMPISGPVRPTQHKPSSSSQSGRASNSRGVSRSPVRTTSSSTSGNTGLAVSPAKTAQGNTTANGRPSPPYRVRKAASASDLHSRMTDDPEDRKYQSDAVFKAWLQQKNKQAALAKNSLPHSPDRHQRKTSSSRGGGGSEVVERRARAEEAFQAWLARKREQLRLEKKLRGERRRLEDQSSYARTKAECEVAYKEWCRRKRDEVRTMRPNGVVPRSQSLERPWVQEKTRKLYSAYMNGH; encoded by the exons GATAACGGACAGCGACGACGACTACACCGTCACAGCTGATCAACGCGCCGCCCTCATGGAGCTGGAGACGCTGACCTGGAATTACCCGACGCCCCAGCAAGGGCGTGGGCGCGGTGCCAACAACAACATCCCGACGTCGTCCTTCCCGTCCGACGACCAGACGGACactgatgatgacgacgatgatgattCGTATT ACGTGGACATGGTGCCCTACGACATCACAGAACGACTGAAGGAGATCAACAGAGCATTTATCGAAGACCCGACACCCGCAGAATGCAACAGAGCGATTACTGTTCGCTTCAGGGACGTCATCGCCGACTACCAGTCCCCCAGGGAATATTACCCGTCAG ATTCTGACGACGGTTACGGAGATTCTTCAGATCTCGTCTACGACGCAGAGGATGACGAATGTGGCATGACGACCCTGGCAACAGAGGTCAGGGACATCCTTTCTGACAACGTCAATGTCATAGACTTCCTGCCTAACTCTGCCGATGACAACATTTTCAGCAGTTACCTAAACCTCACTTCTGAAGACTCAAGTAACAAAGACTACAGGAACCTAGGACTGAAAGGCAGCCAAGGTGCCCCTGAGTCTGGAAAAGTACCCCAGGGTGATAAGAAGGCTGACGTGCCTAGACTCCAACTTAACGGTAAACAGGAAGACTCAGAAGTGGTCCCTTCATTCAATAGATTTGCACCTCCTTCCCTCAGTTTTGTATCTGGTCCTGAAAAGGTAGGCGATTTTAACCTTTTAAAAGTAGATGATTCGGGTCTTGCTGATCTGGAGAGCTTCATGAAAGAAAGCGAGCCCAAAGAAGTACAAGAAGACCTCCCGAAAGACTCTTCGTATACAGAAAATGGGGACGTAACTGTTTCCCTCATAGAACCTAGTGACCCAGTTCCCTTAGGTAAAGAATTTAGTAGTTTAGACACATTAGGAAGTAGAAATTTAGGAGTTAAATGTTATATTAGTGAGGGTGATAATGAGTCTAGTGTCTTCTTCCATAAGAAAGAACCAAAGGATCAATTTAAGGCCACCTCCGATAGCCAGCAGGGTCTGGCTAAGAGTGACGCAGACGTTGCCAATTTTGAATATGCTGACGACTTTGAAGATTCTCctgacgaggaggaggaagaagtggaGGAAAGTGCACCAGTCACCAAAGAAGTGGAAACTCAACCTCCCGCTTCCCCTTCAATAGCCGTTCCTTCCGTTGAGCCCCCTGTAGACCTAGGCATGGACAGAGAAGTCAGTTCTCCCAAAAGGTCTGAGGCTCACATTCCTGAAAGGAAGAGCAAACAGGGTCAAGGGAAGGAGCCTTCTCCGAGTAGTGGTCACAAAAGCCGGCACGAGCAGAGTAAAAAGACTCCTCAGAGCCCGTCCACTGAGAGGAAAAGAAGACCGGAGAGCAAGTCCCCGCCCGTCCAGACAACGGAGATCACTCCTCCAGTTAGGCCTAAACTGAAGAGGGTATCAGCCGGTCCGCCAACCATAAAGCCAGCCCTGCTCTCTTCTGATAAGATTAGTCATATGAAGACCTCCTCTGACCCAAGCAAGTACAAGGCCAGAAACTCCACTCTGACCAGGTCGGCCACCTCGGTGTCTACGCCGTCGCTAGCTTCGTCGTCTTCCTCAGCTTCATCGTCCCCTTCGTCGTCTTCTTACTCCTCTACGGGCAGCGGCAATGGCCACAGAGGTCGAGGGCGCATGCCAATCAGCGGGCCAGTCAGACCCACACAACACAAACCCTCATCGTCATCGCAGAGTGGACGAGCGAGTAATTCCAGAGGGGTCAGTAGAAGCCCAGTCAGGACCACCTCCTCGTCTACTTCTGGCAACACTGGGCTGGCCGTGTCTCCTGCAAAGACAGCTCAGGGAAATACTACTGCTAATGGACGACCCTCACCTCCATACAGAGTGAGGAAGGCAGCAAGTGCATCTGATCTACACAG taGGATGACGGACGACCCAGAAGACAGGAAATACCAAAGTGACGCTGTGTTCAAAGCTTGGCTTCAACAGAAGAACAAGCAGGCAGCCTTGGCCAAAAA CTCTCTCCCTCACTCCCCCGACAGACACCAGAGGAAGACGAGCtccagcaggggcggcggcggcTCCGAAGTGGTGGAGCGGCGAGCCAGAGCGGAGGAGGCCTTCCAGGCGTGGCTGGCGAGGAAGAGGGAACAACTGCGCCTCGAGAAGAAGCTCCGGGGGGAGCGGCGGCGTCTAGAGGACCAGAGCAGTTACGCGAGGACCAAGGCTGAGTGCGAAGTGGCTTATAAGGA GTGGTGTCGTAGGAAGAGAGACGAAGTTCGAACCATGAGACCGAACGGCGTCGTGCCTCGATCTCAGAGTCTCGAACGACCCTGGGTTCAGGAGAAGACGAGGAAACTCTACTCGGCTTACATGAATGGACACTAG
- the LOC135194853 gene encoding serine/arginine repetitive matrix protein 1-like isoform X3 — translation MRITDSDDDYTVTADQRAALMELETLTWNYPTPQQGRGRGANNNIPTSSFPSDDQTDTDDDDDDDSYYVDMVPYDITERLKEINRAFIEDPTPAECNRAITVRFRDVIADYQSPREYYPSDSDDGYGDSSDLVYDAEDDECGMTTLATEVRDILSDNVNVIDFLPNSADDNIFSSYLNLTSEDSSNKDYRNLGLKGSQGAPESGKVPQGDKKADVPRLQLNGKQEDSEVVPSFNRFAPPSLSFVSGPEKVGDFNLLKVDDSGLADLESFMKESEPKEVQEDLPKDSSYTENGDVTVSLIEPSDPVPLGKEFSSLDTLGSRNLGVKCYISEGDNESSVFFHKKEPKDQFKATSDSQQGLAKSDADVANFEYADDFEDSPDEEEEEVEESAPVTKEVETQPPASPSIAVPSVEPPVDLGMDREVSSPKRSEAHIPERKSKQGQGKEPSPSSGHKSRHEQSKKTPQSPSTERKRRPESKSPPVQTTEITPPVRPKLKRVSAGPPTIKPALLSSDKISHMKTSSDPSKYKARNSTLTRSATSVSTPSLASSSSSASSSPSSSSYSSTGSGNGHRGRGRMPISGPVRPTQHKPSSSSQSGRASNSRGVSRSPVRTTSSSTSGNTGLAVSPAKTAQGNTTANGRPSPPYRVRKAASASDLHSRMTDDPEDRKYQSDAVFKAWLQQKNKQAALAKNSLPHSPDRHQRKTSSSRGGGGSEVVERRARAEEAFQAWLARKREQLRLEKKLRGERRRLEDQSSYARTKAECEVAYKEWCRRKRDEVRTMRPNGVVPRSQSLERPWVQEKTRKLYSAYMNGH, via the exons GATAACGGACAGCGACGACGACTACACCGTCACAGCTGATCAACGCGCCGCCCTCATGGAGCTGGAGACGCTGACCTGGAATTACCCGACGCCCCAGCAAGGGCGTGGGCGCGGTGCCAACAACAACATCCCGACGTCGTCCTTCCCGTCCGACGACCAGACGGACactgatgatgacgacgatgatgattCGTATT ACGTGGACATGGTGCCCTACGACATCACAGAACGACTGAAGGAGATCAACAGAGCATTTATCGAAGACCCGACACCCGCAGAATGCAACAGAGCGATTACTGTTCGCTTCAGGGACGTCATCGCCGACTACCAGTCCCCCAGGGAATATTACCCGTCAG ATTCTGACGACGGTTACGGAGATTCTTCAGATCTCGTCTACGACGCAGAGGATGACGAATGTGGCATGACGACCCTGGCAACAGAGGTCAGGGACATCCTTTCTGACAACGTCAATGTCATAGACTTCCTGCCTAACTCTGCCGATGACAACATTTTCAGCAGTTACCTAAACCTCACTTCTGAAGACTCAAGTAACAAAGACTACAGGAACCTAGGACTGAAAGGCAGCCAAGGTGCCCCTGAGTCTGGAAAAGTACCCCAGGGTGATAAGAAGGCTGACGTGCCTAGACTCCAACTTAACGGTAAACAGGAAGACTCAGAAGTGGTCCCTTCATTCAATAGATTTGCACCTCCTTCCCTCAGTTTTGTATCTGGTCCTGAAAAGGTAGGCGATTTTAACCTTTTAAAAGTAGATGATTCGGGTCTTGCTGATCTGGAGAGCTTCATGAAAGAAAGCGAGCCCAAAGAAGTACAAGAAGACCTCCCGAAAGACTCTTCGTATACAGAAAATGGGGACGTAACTGTTTCCCTCATAGAACCTAGTGACCCAGTTCCCTTAGGTAAAGAATTTAGTAGTTTAGACACATTAGGAAGTAGAAATTTAGGAGTTAAATGTTATATTAGTGAGGGTGATAATGAGTCTAGTGTCTTCTTCCATAAGAAAGAACCAAAGGATCAATTTAAGGCCACCTCCGATAGCCAGCAGGGTCTGGCTAAGAGTGACGCAGACGTTGCCAATTTTGAATATGCTGACGACTTTGAAGATTCTCctgacgaggaggaggaagaagtggaGGAAAGTGCACCAGTCACCAAAGAAGTGGAAACTCAACCTCCCGCTTCCCCTTCAATAGCCGTTCCTTCCGTTGAGCCCCCTGTAGACCTAGGCATGGACAGAGAAGTCAGTTCTCCCAAAAGGTCTGAGGCTCACATTCCTGAAAGGAAGAGCAAACAGGGTCAAGGGAAGGAGCCTTCTCCGAGTAGTGGTCACAAAAGCCGGCACGAGCAGAGTAAAAAGACTCCTCAGAGCCCGTCCACTGAGAGGAAAAGAAGACCGGAGAGCAAGTCCCCGCCCGTCCAGACAACGGAGATCACTCCTCCAGTTAGGCCTAAACTGAAGAGGGTATCAGCCGGTCCGCCAACCATAAAGCCAGCCCTGCTCTCTTCTGATAAGATTAGTCATATGAAGACCTCCTCTGACCCAAGCAAGTACAAGGCCAGAAACTCCACTCTGACCAGGTCGGCCACCTCGGTGTCTACGCCGTCGCTAGCTTCGTCGTCTTCCTCAGCTTCATCGTCCCCTTCGTCGTCTTCTTACTCCTCTACGGGCAGCGGCAATGGCCACAGAGGTCGAGGGCGCATGCCAATCAGCGGGCCAGTCAGACCCACACAACACAAACCCTCATCGTCATCGCAGAGTGGACGAGCGAGTAATTCCAGAGGGGTCAGTAGAAGCCCAGTCAGGACCACCTCCTCGTCTACTTCTGGCAACACTGGGCTGGCCGTGTCTCCTGCAAAGACAGCTCAGGGAAATACTACTGCTAATGGACGACCCTCACCTCCATACAGAGTGAGGAAGGCAGCAAGTGCATCTGATCTACACAG taGGATGACGGACGACCCAGAAGACAGGAAATACCAAAGTGACGCTGTGTTCAAAGCTTGGCTTCAACAGAAGAACAAGCAGGCAGCCTTGGCCAAAAA CTCTCTCCCTCACTCCCCCGACAGACACCAGAGGAAGACGAGCtccagcaggggcggcggcggcTCCGAAGTGGTGGAGCGGCGAGCCAGAGCGGAGGAGGCCTTCCAGGCGTGGCTGGCGAGGAAGAGGGAACAACTGCGCCTCGAGAAGAAGCTCCGGGGGGAGCGGCGGCGTCTAGAGGACCAGAGCAGTTACGCGAGGACCAAGGCTGAGTGCGAAGTGGCTTATAAGGA GTGGTGTCGTAGGAAGAGAGACGAAGTTCGAACCATGAGACCGAACGGCGTCGTGCCTCGATCTCAGAGTCTCGAACGACCCTGGGTTCAGGAGAAGACGAGGAAACTCTACTCGGCTTACATGAATGGACACTAG
- the LOC135194853 gene encoding serine/arginine repetitive matrix protein 1-like isoform X2 — translation MAQDREVLLKRLTGLLKRITDSDDDYTVTADQRAALMELETLTWNYPTPQQGRGRGANNNIPTSSFPSDDQTDTDDDDDDDSYYVDMVPYDITERLKEINRAFIEDPTPAECNRAITVRFRDVIADYQSPREYYPSDSDDGYGDSSDLVYDAEDDECGMTTLATEVRDILSDNVNVIDFLPNSADDNIFSSYLNLTSEDSSNKDYRNLGLKGSQGAPESGKVPQGDKKADVPRLQLNGKQEDSEVVPSFNRFAPPSLSFVSGPEKVGDFNLLKVDDSGLADLESFMKESEPKEVQEDLPKDSSYTENGDVTVSLIEPSDPVPLGKEFSSLDTLGSRNLGVKCYISEGDNESSVFFHKKEPKDQFKATSDSQQGLAKSDADVANFEYADDFEDSPDEEEEEVEESAPVTKEVETQPPASPSIAVPSVEPPVDLGMDREVSSPKRSEAHIPERKSKQGQGKEPSPSSGHKSRHEQSKKTPQSPSTERKRRPESKSPPVQTTEITPPVRPKLKRVSAGPPTIKPALLSSDKISHMKTSSDPSKYKARNSTLTRSATSVSTPSLASSSSSASSSPSSSSYSSTGSGNGHRGRGRMPISGPVRPTQHKPSSSSQSGRASNSRGVSRSPVRTTSSSTSGNTGLAVSPAKTAQGNTTANGRPSPPYRVRKAASASDLHSRMTDDPEDRKYQSDAVFKAWLQQKNKQAALAKKHQRKTSSSRGGGGSEVVERRARAEEAFQAWLARKREQLRLEKKLRGERRRLEDQSSYARTKAECEVAYKEWCRRKRDEVRTMRPNGVVPRSQSLERPWVQEKTRKLYSAYMNGH, via the exons GATAACGGACAGCGACGACGACTACACCGTCACAGCTGATCAACGCGCCGCCCTCATGGAGCTGGAGACGCTGACCTGGAATTACCCGACGCCCCAGCAAGGGCGTGGGCGCGGTGCCAACAACAACATCCCGACGTCGTCCTTCCCGTCCGACGACCAGACGGACactgatgatgacgacgatgatgattCGTATT ACGTGGACATGGTGCCCTACGACATCACAGAACGACTGAAGGAGATCAACAGAGCATTTATCGAAGACCCGACACCCGCAGAATGCAACAGAGCGATTACTGTTCGCTTCAGGGACGTCATCGCCGACTACCAGTCCCCCAGGGAATATTACCCGTCAG ATTCTGACGACGGTTACGGAGATTCTTCAGATCTCGTCTACGACGCAGAGGATGACGAATGTGGCATGACGACCCTGGCAACAGAGGTCAGGGACATCCTTTCTGACAACGTCAATGTCATAGACTTCCTGCCTAACTCTGCCGATGACAACATTTTCAGCAGTTACCTAAACCTCACTTCTGAAGACTCAAGTAACAAAGACTACAGGAACCTAGGACTGAAAGGCAGCCAAGGTGCCCCTGAGTCTGGAAAAGTACCCCAGGGTGATAAGAAGGCTGACGTGCCTAGACTCCAACTTAACGGTAAACAGGAAGACTCAGAAGTGGTCCCTTCATTCAATAGATTTGCACCTCCTTCCCTCAGTTTTGTATCTGGTCCTGAAAAGGTAGGCGATTTTAACCTTTTAAAAGTAGATGATTCGGGTCTTGCTGATCTGGAGAGCTTCATGAAAGAAAGCGAGCCCAAAGAAGTACAAGAAGACCTCCCGAAAGACTCTTCGTATACAGAAAATGGGGACGTAACTGTTTCCCTCATAGAACCTAGTGACCCAGTTCCCTTAGGTAAAGAATTTAGTAGTTTAGACACATTAGGAAGTAGAAATTTAGGAGTTAAATGTTATATTAGTGAGGGTGATAATGAGTCTAGTGTCTTCTTCCATAAGAAAGAACCAAAGGATCAATTTAAGGCCACCTCCGATAGCCAGCAGGGTCTGGCTAAGAGTGACGCAGACGTTGCCAATTTTGAATATGCTGACGACTTTGAAGATTCTCctgacgaggaggaggaagaagtggaGGAAAGTGCACCAGTCACCAAAGAAGTGGAAACTCAACCTCCCGCTTCCCCTTCAATAGCCGTTCCTTCCGTTGAGCCCCCTGTAGACCTAGGCATGGACAGAGAAGTCAGTTCTCCCAAAAGGTCTGAGGCTCACATTCCTGAAAGGAAGAGCAAACAGGGTCAAGGGAAGGAGCCTTCTCCGAGTAGTGGTCACAAAAGCCGGCACGAGCAGAGTAAAAAGACTCCTCAGAGCCCGTCCACTGAGAGGAAAAGAAGACCGGAGAGCAAGTCCCCGCCCGTCCAGACAACGGAGATCACTCCTCCAGTTAGGCCTAAACTGAAGAGGGTATCAGCCGGTCCGCCAACCATAAAGCCAGCCCTGCTCTCTTCTGATAAGATTAGTCATATGAAGACCTCCTCTGACCCAAGCAAGTACAAGGCCAGAAACTCCACTCTGACCAGGTCGGCCACCTCGGTGTCTACGCCGTCGCTAGCTTCGTCGTCTTCCTCAGCTTCATCGTCCCCTTCGTCGTCTTCTTACTCCTCTACGGGCAGCGGCAATGGCCACAGAGGTCGAGGGCGCATGCCAATCAGCGGGCCAGTCAGACCCACACAACACAAACCCTCATCGTCATCGCAGAGTGGACGAGCGAGTAATTCCAGAGGGGTCAGTAGAAGCCCAGTCAGGACCACCTCCTCGTCTACTTCTGGCAACACTGGGCTGGCCGTGTCTCCTGCAAAGACAGCTCAGGGAAATACTACTGCTAATGGACGACCCTCACCTCCATACAGAGTGAGGAAGGCAGCAAGTGCATCTGATCTACACAG taGGATGACGGACGACCCAGAAGACAGGAAATACCAAAGTGACGCTGTGTTCAAAGCTTGGCTTCAACAGAAGAACAAGCAGGCAGCCTTGGCCAAAAA ACACCAGAGGAAGACGAGCtccagcaggggcggcggcggcTCCGAAGTGGTGGAGCGGCGAGCCAGAGCGGAGGAGGCCTTCCAGGCGTGGCTGGCGAGGAAGAGGGAACAACTGCGCCTCGAGAAGAAGCTCCGGGGGGAGCGGCGGCGTCTAGAGGACCAGAGCAGTTACGCGAGGACCAAGGCTGAGTGCGAAGTGGCTTATAAGGA GTGGTGTCGTAGGAAGAGAGACGAAGTTCGAACCATGAGACCGAACGGCGTCGTGCCTCGATCTCAGAGTCTCGAACGACCCTGGGTTCAGGAGAAGACGAGGAAACTCTACTCGGCTTACATGAATGGACACTAG